Part of the Streptomyces sp. RFCAC02 genome is shown below.
CGACAGTTCGGGGTGGTCGATGCCGCCCAGCGAGTGGGCCAGGACGACGCCGCCGACGCGGTCGGGACGGCGCAGGCCGGCCCGCAGCGCGGCGACCGCGCCGATGGACTGGCCGACGAGCAGTACGTCCCGCAGGTCCTCCTGATCGAGGACGGCGACGATGTCCTCGGGGAAGTCCTGGCTGTCGAACTCCGGCATGGTGGAGTCCGAGTTGCCGAAGCCCCGCAGGTCGACGGTGACGACGGTGTACCGCTCGCGCAGCGGCGCGACCTGCTGCCACCAGGCCGCGTGGTGTCCGCCCGAGCCGTGGACGAACAGCACGGCGGGTCCCGATCCGTGCCGCTCGTAGTAGATGGAAGTGCCGTCGGAGTGGGCGAAGCCCATGGCGTTCTCCTCGTCTCGCACGCGCTCAGGAGGGACGGTTGCCGTGGTACACCAGTTCGATCATGGTGTGGTCGGGGTCGTGGATGTAGCAGAACTTCGACCGGTTCTCCGGGCGTTCGACCGGCCGGGTGTGCCGTACCCCCAGCTCCTTCAGGTGGGCGAGGAAGCCGTCCCAGTCCTCCACCTCGATGGCGAAGTGGTACGGCGCCATGCGGTCCATCTCCTCGACCGGCGTGAAGTGCAGGTCGAAGTCGCCGCGCGTCATCAGCAGGACGCGGGTGTTGCTCTTCGCCTGGATCGGCTTGAGACCGAAGACCTTCGCGTACCACTCCTTGGTGCGTTCGGGGTCGGTCGTCGGGAAGTTCACGTGGTGGATGTACTTGGGGCTGCTGCTCATCGGCTCTTCCTCTCGGGCGGCGGGCCGGACTCGGCCCGCACGGGGTTGGACAACACGCCGATCCCGCCGATCGCGATCTCCACGACATCGCCCGGCCCGATCGCGCAGGCGGTGTCGGCCCCCATCCACAGCACGTCACCGGGGTGCATCGTGATCCAGCGCGTCGTCTCGGCGATGTACTCCCAGGGGTCGAAGATCATCGCCCCGGTGGGAAAGGCGGCGCGCGTCTCGCCGTTGACGCGCACGGTGGTGGTCGCCGCGAGCGGATCGGCGTCCGTCTCGA
Proteins encoded:
- a CDS encoding VOC family protein, yielding MSSSPKYIHHVNFPTTDPERTKEWYAKVFGLKPIQAKSNTRVLLMTRGDFDLHFTPVEEMDRMAPYHFAIEVEDWDGFLAHLKELGVRHTRPVERPENRSKFCYIHDPDHTMIELVYHGNRPS